Proteins found in one Sporosarcina jeotgali genomic segment:
- the yneA gene encoding cell division suppressor protein YneA — protein MTIIRKNKNIIAAFTLFAILTFVLILKFSVPQDIIEVTVVEGDTLYQLAERYAGDVPADRWIREVATLNNLSDSAIIAGEDLKLPAHFGPEVDDTRLVLAEEGE, from the coding sequence ATGACAATCATCCGAAAAAACAAAAATATCATAGCAGCCTTTACCTTATTTGCAATTTTAACTTTCGTCCTTATTCTTAAATTTTCAGTTCCTCAAGACATTATTGAAGTAACAGTCGTCGAAGGAGATACGCTTTATCAGCTAGCGGAGCGCTATGCAGGTGATGTGCCTGCAGACCGGTGGATACGAGAAGTGGCGACACTGAATAATTTATCTGACTCTGCTATTATTGCAGGTGAAGATCTCAAGTTGCCTGCACATTTTGGGCCGGAGGTTGACGATACTCGACTCGTCCTTGCAGAGGAGGGAGAATAA
- the hfq gene encoding RNA chaperone Hfq — protein sequence MANANMQDTFLNSLRKNNTFVTVFLTNGFQLKGLIKSYDNYTVLLESDGKQQLIYKHAISTYVPAKPVILKDEQ from the coding sequence ATGGCAAATGCCAATATGCAAGATACGTTTCTGAATTCACTCAGGAAGAATAACACGTTTGTAACTGTATTTTTAACAAATGGTTTTCAGCTTAAAGGGTTGATCAAGTCGTATGATAACTATACAGTTCTTCTAGAATCAGACGGCAAGCAGCAGCTGATTTATAAGCATGCAATCTCTACTTATGTTCCTGCAAAACCGGTTATATTGAAAGATGAACAATAA
- the lexA gene encoding transcriptional repressor LexA, whose amino-acid sequence MKKISKRQEDILTFIKDEVQKKGYPPSVREIGEAVGLASSSTVHGHLARLESKGLIRRDPTKPRAIEILDQDGMDELKTGVVHVPLVGKVTAGIPITAIENIEEYFPIPDTFGTSEDNLYMLEIVGDSMIEAGILNGDRVVVKQQHTASNGEIVVAMTEEDEATVKRFFKEKDYFRLQPENSSMDPIIIENVSILGKVVGVYRTIH is encoded by the coding sequence TTGAAAAAGATCTCCAAAAGACAGGAAGACATCCTGACTTTCATTAAAGATGAAGTGCAAAAAAAGGGATACCCGCCTTCCGTACGGGAAATTGGTGAAGCTGTCGGACTTGCTTCCAGCTCAACTGTCCATGGCCATCTCGCGCGACTTGAAAGTAAAGGACTAATTAGACGCGACCCAACTAAACCCCGTGCCATTGAGATTTTGGATCAAGATGGAATGGACGAGTTAAAAACAGGCGTCGTTCACGTTCCTTTAGTCGGAAAAGTTACAGCTGGAATTCCGATTACTGCAATTGAAAATATCGAAGAGTACTTCCCCATTCCGGATACGTTCGGGACTTCGGAGGACAACTTATACATGCTGGAAATCGTAGGAGATAGTATGATTGAAGCTGGTATTTTAAATGGAGACCGCGTCGTTGTGAAGCAGCAGCATACTGCCAGTAATGGTGAAATTGTAGTAGCGATGACTGAGGAAGATGAGGCAACCGTGAAACGTTTCTTCAAAGAAAAAGATTACTTCCGTTTGCAGCCCGAGAACTCATCAATGGATCCTATTATTATTGAGAATGTATCGATTCTCGGCAAAGTGGTCGGTGTTTATCGCACGATTCATTAA
- a CDS encoding trimeric intracellular cation channel family protein, giving the protein MTWDVFSLIGTAAFAISGAIVAMEEDFDMFGVYILGMVTAFGGGAVRNVFIGVPVSVLWGQELFFTVASVLIAVIFFFSGYLLKTWNRWGSYFDAVGLAAFAIQGALMAVEMEMSLFAVVAAAVLTGAGGGVIRDLLAGRQPLVFKSDIYAVWAALAGLIVGFDTYIHDAALYILLIATAALRMLSIKFHWQLPQRSLLPK; this is encoded by the coding sequence GTGACATGGGATGTATTTAGTCTGATTGGTACAGCCGCATTTGCAATTTCGGGTGCGATTGTTGCGATGGAAGAGGACTTTGATATGTTTGGAGTCTATATATTAGGAATGGTCACTGCGTTTGGCGGAGGCGCCGTACGGAACGTTTTTATAGGAGTTCCCGTTTCAGTCTTATGGGGACAAGAGCTGTTTTTCACAGTTGCGTCAGTACTTATAGCAGTCATCTTTTTCTTTTCCGGATACTTGCTGAAAACGTGGAATAGGTGGGGATCTTACTTTGATGCGGTTGGGTTAGCTGCCTTTGCCATTCAAGGCGCCTTAATGGCCGTTGAGATGGAAATGTCTCTGTTCGCTGTAGTGGCGGCAGCGGTGTTGACAGGTGCCGGCGGAGGAGTCATCCGTGACTTGCTTGCCGGACGTCAGCCTTTGGTTTTTAAAAGTGATATCTATGCAGTATGGGCCGCACTTGCTGGTTTAATTGTTGGATTCGATACGTATATACACGATGCTGCACTTTATATATTGCTCATTGCTACAGCCGCGTTACGCATGTTATCCATTAAGTTTCACTGGCAGCTGCCGCAGCGCTCTTTATTGCCAAAATAA
- the tkt gene encoding transketolase, producing the protein MTNTTDQLAINTIRTLSIDAIEKANSGHPGLPMGAAPMAYVLWTQHMHHNPSNPSWFNRDRFVLSAGHGSMLLYSMLHLSGYDLPMDELKNFRQWGSKTPGHPEYGHTAGVEATTGPLGQGIGMAVGMAMAEKHLAATYNKPGFDVVDHYTYALCGDGDLMEGVAAEAISLAGHLELDKLIVLYDSNDISLDGELDMSFTEKIQNRFESYGWNYIHVGDGNDTARLSQAIEQAKQNTGGPTIIEVKTVIGYGSPNKSGKSDAHGAPLGEDEMKLTKEAYKWTFEEDFHVPEEVYDHFKTSIQKLGADSESEWDKLFAAYEKENGELAAQLKNAIDGTDKAAVEAQLPVYEAGKSVATRSASGDAINAIAKALPSFFGGSADLAGSNKTAIKGAGDFLPGSFDGRNIWFGVREFAMGAALNGMTLHGGLNVFGGTFFVFSDYVRPAVRLSALMGIPVTYVFTHDSIAVGEDGPTHEPVEHLASLRAMPGLSVIRPADANETSAAWNLAVTSTNQPTVLVLSRQNLPVLEKSAELASAGVSKGAYTVSPSNADQPEAILIATGSEVSLAVDAQTELKEKGIDVAVVSMPSWDRFEEQDAAYKEQVLPKAVTTRLSLEMGSSLGWHKYVGNDGDVLAIDTFGASAPGETVMKEYGFSVENVVSKVSTMLGK; encoded by the coding sequence ATGACTAACACTACTGATCAACTGGCGATTAATACGATCCGGACGTTATCGATCGACGCTATCGAAAAAGCAAATTCTGGCCACCCTGGCCTTCCTATGGGTGCTGCGCCAATGGCGTATGTACTATGGACCCAGCACATGCATCATAATCCGTCAAACCCATCTTGGTTTAACCGGGATCGCTTTGTTTTGTCGGCAGGTCATGGCTCAATGCTTCTATACAGCATGCTCCATTTAAGCGGATATGATTTGCCAATGGACGAACTGAAGAATTTCCGTCAGTGGGGATCTAAAACACCGGGTCACCCTGAATATGGCCATACAGCTGGAGTCGAAGCGACCACAGGACCGTTAGGACAAGGTATTGGAATGGCTGTTGGAATGGCTATGGCTGAAAAGCATCTTGCTGCTACTTACAATAAGCCAGGTTTTGATGTTGTGGATCATTACACTTATGCGCTGTGTGGTGACGGAGACTTAATGGAAGGTGTGGCGGCTGAGGCGATTTCACTCGCTGGACATCTTGAATTGGATAAGCTGATTGTTCTCTACGATAGTAACGACATCTCCCTAGATGGGGAATTAGATATGTCTTTCACAGAAAAAATTCAAAATCGATTTGAATCATATGGATGGAATTACATTCATGTTGGTGACGGCAATGACACAGCGCGCTTGTCTCAAGCAATTGAACAAGCGAAACAAAATACGGGCGGTCCGACAATAATTGAAGTGAAAACTGTTATTGGATATGGCTCACCTAACAAATCAGGTAAATCAGATGCTCATGGAGCACCGCTTGGTGAAGATGAGATGAAACTTACAAAAGAAGCTTACAAGTGGACTTTTGAAGAGGACTTCCACGTCCCTGAAGAAGTTTATGACCACTTTAAAACGTCTATACAAAAACTTGGCGCAGACAGTGAATCCGAGTGGGACAAATTATTCGCTGCCTACGAAAAAGAAAATGGGGAGCTTGCTGCCCAATTGAAAAATGCAATTGATGGAACTGATAAAGCTGCAGTTGAAGCGCAGTTGCCTGTTTATGAAGCAGGTAAGTCTGTTGCGACACGTTCAGCTTCTGGAGATGCAATAAATGCGATCGCGAAAGCTCTTCCATCATTCTTTGGCGGCAGTGCAGACTTGGCCGGATCCAATAAAACTGCCATCAAAGGAGCAGGAGATTTTCTTCCTGGCAGCTTTGATGGCCGCAATATCTGGTTTGGTGTGCGTGAATTCGCAATGGGTGCTGCTTTGAACGGAATGACCCTGCACGGTGGACTGAATGTATTTGGAGGAACGTTCTTTGTCTTTAGTGACTATGTACGTCCTGCTGTTCGGTTGTCTGCTTTAATGGGAATTCCTGTGACTTATGTATTCACACACGACAGTATTGCTGTTGGAGAAGATGGTCCTACACACGAGCCGGTTGAGCATTTAGCTTCACTTCGTGCAATGCCAGGACTATCTGTTATCCGTCCTGCTGACGCTAATGAAACTTCAGCTGCGTGGAATCTAGCAGTAACTTCAACAAACCAACCAACCGTTCTAGTATTGTCCCGTCAAAACTTGCCGGTACTGGAAAAGTCAGCTGAACTTGCATCTGCTGGTGTCAGCAAAGGTGCCTATACGGTATCTCCGTCCAACGCAGATCAACCAGAAGCAATTTTGATTGCGACAGGTTCTGAAGTTAGTTTGGCTGTTGATGCGCAAACTGAACTAAAAGAAAAAGGAATCGACGTAGCAGTCGTCTCTATGCCTTCATGGGATCGATTTGAAGAGCAAGACGCTGCGTACAAAGAACAAGTGTTGCCTAAAGCCGTAACAACGCGTCTTTCTCTTGAGATGGGATCATCACTCGGCTGGCATAAATATGTCGGCAATGACGGTGACGTCCTCGCGATCGATACATTTGGTGCAAGTGCGCCAGGAGAAACGGTCATGAAAGAATACGGTTTCAGTGTGGAAAATGTTGTATCAAAAGTATCCACTATGTTAGGCAAATAA
- a CDS encoding aminotransferase class I/II-fold pyridoxal phosphate-dependent enzyme codes for MSIQQLNDEILNRAEKVENELQPYAKAAERIAFLNQKKVLAAFRKNRVSDFHLTGSTGYGYDDAGREVLEQLYADVFGAEASLVRGQIISGTHAIAISLFGILRPGDELLYITGKPYDTLESIVSGGDQDTGSLQDFNIGYHHVDLLENGTVDYEEVERQINPNTKMIAIQRSRGYADRPSFTVAEIGDMVKRIKANHPDIIIFTDNCYGEFVEELEPTDVGADLMAGSLIKNPGGGLARTGGYIAGRKELIEKCGYRMTSPGLGAEAGASLDTLREMYQGFFLAPHTVSQAVKGAQFTAGMLESYGLVTAPHYSAARTDLIQSVSFQNAEQMVAFCQMIQANSPIDAHVSPVPSYMPGYADDVIMAAGTFIQGSSIELTADGPIRPPYTAYIQGGLTYEHVKVAILSSVERLIELELIKS; via the coding sequence ATGAGTATACAGCAATTGAACGATGAAATCTTAAATCGTGCAGAAAAAGTTGAAAACGAACTACAACCTTATGCAAAAGCTGCCGAACGCATCGCTTTCCTCAATCAAAAGAAAGTATTGGCAGCGTTCAGAAAGAATCGTGTGAGTGACTTTCATTTAACCGGATCCACTGGATATGGATATGATGATGCAGGCAGAGAAGTGCTTGAGCAATTATATGCCGATGTTTTTGGAGCGGAAGCAAGTCTAGTGCGCGGTCAAATCATTTCGGGCACACATGCGATTGCGATTAGCCTTTTCGGGATATTGCGGCCCGGAGATGAACTGCTTTATATAACAGGGAAGCCCTATGATACGTTAGAGTCAATCGTATCCGGCGGAGATCAAGATACAGGCTCGCTGCAGGACTTCAATATCGGCTACCATCATGTTGATTTATTGGAAAATGGAACTGTTGACTATGAAGAAGTTGAACGTCAGATCAATCCCAACACTAAAATGATTGCCATTCAGCGTTCCAGAGGCTACGCGGACCGCCCATCGTTCACAGTTGCCGAGATTGGCGACATGGTGAAGCGGATAAAAGCAAATCATCCCGATATTATTATATTTACTGATAATTGTTATGGTGAATTTGTCGAAGAGCTGGAGCCGACGGATGTTGGTGCAGATCTGATGGCGGGGTCATTGATCAAAAACCCGGGTGGCGGTCTTGCTCGTACAGGCGGCTACATTGCAGGAAGAAAAGAATTGATTGAGAAATGCGGATACCGCATGACTTCACCTGGCTTAGGCGCAGAAGCAGGAGCATCACTGGATACGTTACGAGAAATGTACCAAGGATTTTTCCTAGCTCCGCACACTGTAAGTCAAGCCGTAAAGGGCGCACAATTTACGGCAGGCATGCTTGAATCCTATGGGCTAGTGACAGCCCCTCATTATTCTGCAGCCCGAACGGATCTGATTCAATCGGTATCATTCCAAAATGCCGAGCAAATGGTCGCATTCTGCCAAATGATCCAAGCCAACTCACCAATCGATGCACACGTGAGTCCTGTGCCATCGTACATGCCAGGCTATGCAGATGATGTCATTATGGCCGCTGGAACCTTCATCCAAGGCTCCAGCATCGAGTTGACAGCGGACGGCCCTATTCGTCCGCCGTATACAGCGTACATCCAAGGCGGCCTCACGTACGAACACGTAAAAGTCGCCATCCTATCGTCTGTTGAGCGACTAATCGAACTTGAATTAATCAAATCATAA
- a CDS encoding YneF family protein: MTVWWIVGIIVALAAGVALGFFLARQYMMKYLKDNPPINEDMLRMMMMQMGQKPSQKKINQMMAQMSKASEKDAKKKKEKR; this comes from the coding sequence ATGACTGTTTGGTGGATCGTTGGAATAATTGTTGCTCTCGCAGCAGGAGTTGCCCTTGGTTTCTTCTTAGCTCGTCAATATATGATGAAGTATTTGAAAGATAACCCGCCGATTAATGAAGATATGCTTCGAATGATGATGATGCAGATGGGGCAGAAACCTTCTCAAAAGAAAATCAATCAAATGATGGCTCAAATGTCTAAAGCATCTGAAAAAGATGCTAAGAAAAAGAAGGAAAAGCGTTGA
- the miaA gene encoding tRNA (adenosine(37)-N6)-dimethylallyltransferase MiaA, with protein sequence MNQPSEVIAIAGPTASGKTALAVGLAHCLNGEVINGDAMQVYRGLDIGTAKITKDEMEGIPHHLFDIKSPSESFSAAEYQQIVRDKISEIQSRGKFPILAGGTGLYMQSVLFDYRFTEAAADLEVRSRLESELEASGASVLYERLLQQDPVSAEKIHPNNHRRLVRALEILEVSGETKANHEADQGATPMYRSSIIGLELPRELLYERIDRRVDLMMEKGLLNEVQGLWEQNIRDVQSVQAIGYKELYQAIDGNLSVDEAVDLIKKNTRHYAKRQMTYFRNKLEVNWYDATTEKTLLVEKICDEVKGFNLHIANTKSRH encoded by the coding sequence ATGAATCAACCATCAGAAGTGATAGCAATTGCTGGTCCAACAGCTTCAGGGAAGACTGCCCTGGCTGTTGGTCTTGCCCATTGCCTAAACGGCGAAGTGATCAATGGAGATGCTATGCAAGTTTACCGCGGTCTCGATATTGGGACCGCCAAAATTACAAAAGACGAAATGGAAGGCATTCCCCACCACTTATTCGATATCAAATCTCCCAGTGAATCGTTTTCAGCAGCAGAATACCAGCAAATTGTTCGGGATAAGATTTCAGAAATACAATCCCGTGGAAAATTCCCGATCTTGGCAGGCGGCACAGGGCTGTATATGCAGTCTGTTCTTTTTGACTACCGATTCACGGAAGCAGCAGCTGATTTGGAAGTGCGAAGCCGTCTGGAAAGTGAACTTGAAGCGTCAGGGGCTTCTGTATTATACGAGCGACTTCTTCAGCAAGACCCGGTAAGTGCTGAAAAGATTCATCCGAATAATCATAGACGACTCGTTAGAGCCTTAGAGATTCTAGAAGTGAGCGGGGAGACAAAAGCGAATCATGAAGCGGACCAAGGCGCAACACCGATGTACCGGTCTTCTATTATAGGCCTTGAGCTGCCTAGGGAGCTCCTTTACGAGAGAATTGACAGACGTGTCGATTTGATGATGGAAAAAGGATTACTGAATGAAGTCCAAGGATTATGGGAGCAAAACATAAGGGACGTCCAGTCAGTTCAAGCAATCGGATACAAAGAGCTGTATCAAGCAATTGATGGTAATTTATCAGTAGATGAAGCAGTCGATCTAATTAAAAAGAATACTCGCCACTATGCAAAACGGCAGATGACGTACTTCCGCAACAAGCTGGAAGTCAATTGGTATGATGCAACAACAGAGAAAACGCTGCTGGTTGAGAAAATATGTGACGAAGTAAAGGGATTTAACCTGCATATCGCGAATACAAAAAGCAGGCATTAA
- the sirA gene encoding sporulation inhibitor of replication protein SirA, which yields MRTYGIYKIKEMYQTFVLGRERLLYDLLKADGRENHLQEVRYLCDQLEIKDVEQAIMSELGKNFHTVEAGDMKYTLTHPLKGTIDIGFSSHALHAACHGSRMLDLDLFVALSSVEDRYFAIMDEAGEWGWLKPVRYTSSALEPQYVFV from the coding sequence ATGCGAACATATGGAATTTATAAAATCAAAGAAATGTACCAGACATTTGTCCTTGGACGTGAGCGGCTGCTATATGATTTACTGAAAGCAGATGGTCGTGAAAATCATTTACAGGAAGTCCGATATTTATGCGATCAATTGGAAATTAAAGATGTTGAACAAGCTATTATGAGCGAACTCGGAAAGAACTTTCATACAGTAGAAGCTGGAGATATGAAATATACATTGACCCATCCTTTGAAGGGAACAATTGATATTGGATTTTCTTCGCATGCCTTGCATGCGGCCTGTCATGGTTCTAGAATGCTGGATTTGGATTTGTTCGTAGCTCTTTCCAGTGTGGAAGACCGGTATTTCGCAATTATGGATGAAGCAGGCGAGTGGGGCTGGCTGAAACCAGTCAGGTATACATCATCAGCGTTAGAACCACAATATGTATTCGTTTGA
- a CDS encoding YneB family resolvase-like protein → MGNRGSCVLYCRVSTEKDTQELSLTRQHEELTALAKRLDFSVAESFTDKHSGYELDREGLLDLLDYIKEDSIDAVLIQDETRLGRGNARVAVLHLLAKTNTSVFTNHDSGPLELNEMDSMLLEILAIVEEYQRKLHNAKIRRGMKRAVEAGYRPEHNLRNQGNAEGRERIDAPVLEIVSLRDKGLTFEEITSVLKGLGHQVSKATVHRRYQEFVAEQEG, encoded by the coding sequence ATGGGGAATCGGGGTAGTTGCGTTTTGTACTGCAGAGTAAGTACTGAAAAAGATACTCAGGAGTTATCATTAACACGTCAGCATGAAGAACTGACAGCGCTGGCAAAAAGATTGGATTTCAGCGTGGCTGAATCATTCACTGACAAACACAGTGGATATGAATTGGATCGGGAAGGCCTATTGGATCTTCTTGATTATATTAAAGAGGATTCCATTGATGCTGTTTTAATCCAAGATGAAACACGTCTTGGCAGAGGGAATGCCCGTGTCGCAGTTTTACACCTGCTCGCAAAAACAAATACTTCTGTTTTTACGAATCATGACAGCGGCCCATTAGAATTGAATGAAATGGACTCCATGCTTCTTGAAATACTTGCAATAGTAGAAGAATATCAGCGGAAATTACATAATGCAAAGATACGAAGAGGAATGAAACGAGCTGTAGAGGCAGGGTACAGACCAGAACACAATTTACGAAACCAAGGTAATGCGGAAGGCAGGGAACGAATAGATGCACCCGTACTTGAAATTGTTTCTTTGCGCGATAAGGGACTGACTTTTGAAGAAATCACTTCTGTACTTAAAGGACTAGGTCATCAGGTGAGCAAGGCAACGGTCCATAGACGATATCAGGAATTTGTTGCAGAGCAGGAAGGCTAA
- a CDS encoding alpha/beta hydrolase: MKQQELKMSDGVILDAYVMEPSGAPRGQIHLVHGMAEHIGRYEAVMNDLSQAGYLVTGYNQRGHGQRALDQKQLGDFGEGITFDRLVEDVREVMNAFSADDSNQPRILFGHSMGSFIVRRFSQRYGKEIDALICSGTAGKPGMTRVGGSILASVLSIKDGSHAPSEVLDRIGFGGYNRTVENPETKFDWLSTDRQTVHDYIEDPLSGAVSTNHFFHVLFDGLKLISSTSAYESVPKKLPVLLFAGTEDPVGNMGSGIFEAAGMYQDAGVENVRVHLFEGVRHESLQGTSRDSVLTMMKQWVNNL, from the coding sequence ATGAAACAACAGGAACTCAAAATGTCTGATGGAGTAATTCTTGATGCCTATGTCATGGAACCTTCTGGAGCTCCGCGCGGACAAATCCATCTTGTTCATGGCATGGCAGAGCATATTGGGCGGTACGAAGCGGTCATGAATGATCTTTCTCAAGCTGGCTACTTAGTCACTGGATATAACCAGCGCGGACATGGACAACGGGCGCTTGACCAAAAGCAGCTAGGGGACTTTGGCGAAGGGATCACATTTGATAGACTCGTTGAAGATGTGCGGGAAGTAATGAATGCATTTAGTGCAGATGACTCTAACCAGCCGCGGATTTTGTTTGGACACAGTATGGGATCGTTTATTGTCCGTCGTTTTTCTCAGAGATACGGAAAAGAAATAGATGCCCTTATTTGTTCCGGAACTGCTGGGAAACCAGGTATGACAAGAGTTGGAGGCAGTATTCTAGCCTCTGTTTTATCCATTAAAGACGGTTCGCATGCACCAAGTGAAGTACTTGATAGGATTGGTTTTGGCGGATACAACAGAACTGTCGAAAATCCAGAGACGAAGTTCGATTGGCTTTCTACAGATCGGCAAACTGTGCATGATTATATTGAGGATCCTCTTTCAGGAGCGGTTTCAACGAATCATTTCTTCCATGTCTTATTTGACGGCTTGAAATTAATCAGTTCGACATCCGCATACGAATCGGTTCCTAAGAAATTGCCTGTCCTTTTATTTGCAGGGACAGAAGATCCTGTAGGGAACATGGGAAGCGGGATTTTTGAAGCAGCGGGAATGTATCAGGATGCGGGTGTTGAAAATGTACGGGTCCATCTATTTGAAGGTGTTAGACATGAATCCTTACAAGGGACTTCGAGAGACTCTGTGCTGACGATGATGAAACAGTGGGTGAATAATTTATGA
- a CDS encoding DUF896 domain-containing protein: MLEENKINRINELAKKAKTSGLSIEEAKEQSQLRSEYLKTFRSTMRDTIENVKVLDPDGNDVTPEKVKDAQNKKFLN, encoded by the coding sequence ATGCTGGAAGAAAATAAGATAAACCGTATTAATGAGCTTGCAAAAAAGGCAAAAACATCGGGTCTTTCCATTGAAGAAGCGAAAGAGCAATCTCAATTGCGCAGTGAGTATTTGAAAACTTTCCGTTCAACAATGAGAGATACCATCGAAAATGTTAAAGTGCTGGACCCTGATGGAAATGACGTAACACCTGAAAAAGTAAAAGATGCTCAAAACAAGAAGTTTTTAAATTAA
- the mutL gene encoding DNA mismatch repair endonuclease MutL: protein MDIIKVMDEPLANKIAAGEVVERPASIVKELVENSIDAGSTSIEITLEEAGLTSIRITDNGNGMTTTDAMRAFERHATSKIVNEHDLFRIRTLGFRGEALASIAAVSKVHLWTSDGISGTEVDIEGGKVITHRAAALRQGTDITVSQVFFNTPARLKYMKTIQTEIGHTIDLVNRLAISHPAIAFRLAHGQQVLLKTSGSGDLLRVLSDVYGIAVAKKMIPFQAENADYKVCGYVTLPEMTRASKNYMTVLINGRWVKSYPVNKAVLEAMHTYLPIGRFPIIVLQAEADPYLTDVNVHPSKQYIKVSKEGELLAAVREGVHAAVKKAIIVPDAIMKEKKKPSTPSVQESFWKHPERSVKPVQDFQTTSDYPPRQKPSWTVEEVPPNEDMTITSDVTAEPVETNETSKPDVEWPAITPQEEEVQSEQKASFPTLLPVGQVHGTYIVAQNEDGFYMIDQHAAQERIKYEYFRTKIAEVDHDERQMLLMPLIFHYSADEQLKIEERLDALEEVGIYLEQFGPSSYTVKEYPSWFPAAEASSIIEEMIEQVLHTRQVNIAKLREDSAIMMSCKKSIKANHYLTMEDMNRLLTDLGNAENPYTCPHGRPVLIHFTTYELEKMFKRVM, encoded by the coding sequence ATGGATATCATTAAGGTGATGGACGAACCATTAGCAAATAAAATTGCGGCTGGAGAAGTTGTAGAACGACCTGCATCCATCGTGAAAGAGCTTGTGGAAAATTCAATCGATGCTGGAAGTACGTCGATTGAAATTACACTCGAAGAAGCAGGGTTAACAAGTATTCGGATAACAGACAATGGCAATGGAATGACGACGACAGACGCTATGCGTGCATTTGAGCGTCATGCGACAAGTAAGATCGTCAATGAGCATGATTTGTTTAGAATTCGCACACTGGGTTTCAGAGGTGAAGCATTAGCAAGTATTGCAGCAGTATCTAAAGTGCACCTCTGGACGTCTGACGGAATCAGCGGCACAGAAGTAGATATTGAAGGCGGAAAGGTGATTACTCACCGTGCAGCAGCACTTCGGCAAGGAACGGATATTACTGTCTCACAAGTTTTTTTTAACACACCAGCCCGCTTGAAATATATGAAGACGATCCAAACTGAAATAGGTCATACAATCGACTTAGTCAATCGGCTCGCAATCAGCCATCCTGCAATTGCATTTCGGTTAGCTCACGGCCAGCAAGTGCTGCTCAAAACATCAGGTTCAGGCGATTTGCTTCGCGTATTATCTGACGTGTATGGAATCGCAGTTGCCAAAAAAATGATCCCTTTTCAAGCTGAAAACGCAGATTACAAAGTGTGCGGATATGTGACCTTGCCTGAAATGACCCGGGCATCTAAAAACTATATGACAGTGCTCATTAACGGCAGATGGGTGAAAAGCTATCCCGTCAACAAAGCTGTTTTAGAAGCGATGCACACGTATTTACCGATCGGCCGGTTTCCAATCATTGTTCTGCAAGCAGAGGCAGATCCATACTTAACAGATGTCAACGTCCATCCTTCAAAGCAATATATTAAAGTGAGTAAAGAAGGGGAATTGCTTGCAGCCGTCCGCGAAGGGGTGCATGCGGCAGTAAAGAAAGCAATCATTGTTCCTGATGCAATCATGAAGGAGAAGAAAAAGCCAAGCACCCCTAGTGTGCAGGAATCATTCTGGAAACATCCAGAACGCAGTGTGAAGCCAGTTCAAGATTTTCAAACGACAAGCGATTATCCTCCCCGGCAAAAGCCTTCTTGGACGGTTGAAGAAGTTCCGCCAAATGAAGACATGACGATCACTTCAGATGTTACAGCAGAACCTGTGGAGACAAATGAAACGTCTAAGCCAGACGTTGAATGGCCAGCAATTACACCTCAGGAAGAAGAAGTCCAATCTGAACAAAAAGCGTCATTCCCAACATTGTTGCCAGTAGGACAAGTCCATGGAACTTATATCGTTGCACAAAATGAGGATGGCTTTTATATGATCGACCAGCATGCGGCTCAAGAGCGCATTAAATATGAGTATTTCAGGACGAAAATCGCAGAAGTGGATCATGATGAACGACAAATGCTGTTAATGCCTTTAATCTTCCATTATTCAGCAGATGAACAGCTGAAGATTGAAGAGAGACTCGATGCGTTAGAAGAAGTCGGTATTTACCTTGAGCAATTCGGTCCTTCGTCGTACACAGTAAAAGAGTATCCTTCATGGTTCCCTGCTGCAGAAGCTTCTTCGATTATTGAAGAAATGATTGAACAAGTATTGCACACCCGTCAAGTGAACATTGCTAAACTGCGCGAGGACTCAGCAATTATGATGAGCTGCAAGAAATCTATCAAAGCGAATCATTACTTAACAATGGAAGATATGAATCGATTGTTAACTGATTTAGGAAATGCAGAAAATCCATATACATGTCCGCATGGACGACCTGTGTTAATCCACTTCACAACGTATGAACTTGAAAAAATGTTCAAGAGAGTGATGTAA